A region from the Pyrinomonadaceae bacterium genome encodes:
- a CDS encoding class I SAM-dependent methyltransferase, whose amino-acid sequence MSVPPHWFETFFHGITLDLWRRAIPPEQATAEADFLIQNLKCEPGARVLDVPCGNGRLAFELANRGYRVTGIDLAEEFIEEARARTAELTNPPANAGGSDLSASVEFILGDMRRIEGLGVYDGAFCFGNSFGFLEYADMEQFLAGIARALKPGARFLVNTAMAAESVLPDFEEQSCHEMGDIVMTIKERYVAEESCVDSEYIFERNGETDSRKAKHWIYTVAEIRRMLERSGFEILNCFGSLKSEPFKLGSRELFVVSEVRV is encoded by the coding sequence ATGTCCGTCCCGCCCCATTGGTTCGAAACTTTTTTCCACGGTATCACGCTCGACCTTTGGCGCCGGGCGATTCCTCCGGAACAGGCAACGGCTGAAGCTGACTTCCTGATTCAAAACCTGAAGTGTGAGCCGGGCGCGCGCGTACTGGACGTCCCGTGCGGCAATGGCCGGCTGGCTTTTGAGTTGGCGAATCGTGGCTATCGAGTCACCGGGATAGATCTCGCGGAGGAGTTTATAGAAGAGGCACGTGCGCGCACGGCTGAACTTACAAACCCACCCGCTAACGCAGGTGGTTCTGACCTCAGCGCGTCAGTTGAGTTCATTCTAGGCGACATGCGGCGTATCGAGGGCCTTGGCGTTTACGATGGCGCGTTCTGCTTCGGAAACAGCTTCGGATTTCTCGAGTACGCCGACATGGAGCAGTTTCTGGCCGGCATCGCGCGTGCTCTAAAACCCGGTGCACGGTTCCTGGTCAACACCGCAATGGCTGCCGAATCCGTGTTGCCGGATTTTGAAGAGCAGAGTTGTCACGAAATGGGCGACATCGTCATGACGATTAAAGAACGATACGTCGCTGAGGAAAGCTGCGTCGACAGCGAATACATCTTTGAGCGCAACGGCGAGACCGACTCACGCAAAGCGAAGCACTGGATTTACACAGTCGCGGAAATTCGCAGGATGCTGGAGCGCTCGGGATTCGAGATTTTGAATTGCTTCGGTTCGCTGAAGAGTGAGCCGTTCAAGCTTGGCTCGCGTGAATTGTTTGTGGTGTCGGAAGTCCGTGTCTGA